From Chromohalobacter canadensis, one genomic window encodes:
- a CDS encoding sensor histidine kinase, which translates to MTTQVSRRWRPRSLLQLVMLAFLMVMLPIAVLMFQAGQALSELSSLADVSARQAVEQTRRARTLSNLALEMERSARQYAVLEQEGLLSIYTEKAQRYAELLDEHAPLLPDDPDIPRLREQLGELEALPEMPIEEFRDQLAAFGDFSQRTDNVRQATNQLIDERIENIRERASTVRGQLWMQTAALVSVSLGLMLIFTWLIIRPIRQLERRIFSLGSGMEPASSQHIQGPAELVSLGERLTWLSGRLSELEAQKQQFLRHMSHELKTPLASVREGTALLSDGVVGELSERQREIVGLIDVSGQELQALIEQLLDYNLLQHSRGLKVTRFDLVTVIQEVLAKHRLALDKKGMDVDWPRHTPLPWQADRERTASVLDNLISNAIAYGEDGGHLALRARQHHASLIVEVANTGEPIDDDDSAHLFEAFYQGRMRRQGALKGSGIGLSVAADCARVQDGRLELVEDDTFPVCFRLTLPEVTSPEEGADGDDASITTPATIPPALNARNSNA; encoded by the coding sequence ATGACCACTCAGGTCTCTCGCCGCTGGCGTCCTCGTTCGTTACTGCAGTTGGTAATGCTCGCCTTCTTGATGGTGATGCTGCCAATCGCCGTGCTCATGTTTCAGGCCGGCCAGGCACTCTCCGAGCTCTCGTCGCTGGCCGATGTCAGCGCGCGCCAAGCGGTGGAGCAAACCCGCCGTGCGCGCACGTTGAGCAATCTAGCCTTGGAAATGGAGCGCAGCGCGCGTCAATACGCGGTGCTCGAGCAGGAAGGATTGCTCAGCATCTATACCGAGAAAGCCCAACGCTACGCGGAACTGCTCGACGAGCATGCCCCCTTGCTGCCCGACGATCCCGATATCCCGCGCCTGCGTGAGCAACTGGGCGAACTCGAGGCCCTGCCGGAAATGCCCATCGAGGAATTCCGCGATCAGCTGGCGGCGTTTGGCGACTTCTCACAGCGAACCGACAACGTTCGCCAGGCCACCAACCAACTGATCGATGAGCGTATCGAAAACATTCGCGAGCGTGCCAGCACCGTGCGTGGGCAGCTGTGGATGCAGACCGCTGCGCTGGTCTCGGTCAGCCTGGGGCTGATGTTGATCTTCACCTGGCTGATCATCCGCCCCATCCGCCAGCTCGAGCGGCGCATCTTCAGTCTGGGCAGCGGCATGGAGCCGGCCTCGTCTCAGCATATCCAGGGGCCGGCGGAGCTGGTCAGTCTCGGCGAGCGGCTGACTTGGCTCTCCGGGCGCCTCTCCGAGCTCGAGGCGCAGAAGCAGCAGTTTCTGCGCCATATGTCCCATGAGCTGAAAACCCCGCTGGCCAGCGTGCGCGAGGGAACGGCACTATTGTCCGATGGCGTGGTCGGCGAGCTCAGCGAGCGTCAGCGGGAAATCGTAGGTTTGATCGATGTCAGTGGTCAGGAACTCCAGGCCCTGATCGAGCAGTTGCTCGACTATAATCTGTTGCAGCACAGCCGAGGGCTCAAAGTGACGCGTTTCGATCTGGTCACGGTGATCCAGGAAGTGCTCGCCAAACATCGTTTGGCGCTCGATAAAAAGGGCATGGATGTCGACTGGCCTCGGCACACTCCCTTGCCCTGGCAGGCCGACCGTGAGCGTACCGCCAGCGTTCTCGACAATCTGATTTCCAACGCCATTGCCTACGGCGAGGACGGCGGCCATCTGGCACTGCGTGCTAGACAACATCACGCCTCGCTGATCGTCGAAGTCGCCAATACCGGCGAGCCCATCGATGATGATGATAGCGCGCACCTTTTCGAGGCGTTCTATCAAGGTCGCATGCGGCGTCAGGGCGCCCTCAAAGGGTCAGGCATCGGCTTGTCGGTAGCTGCCGATTGCGCCAGGGTTCAAGATGGACGCCTGGAGTTGGTCGAGGATGACACCTTCCCTGTCTGTTTCCGACTGACACTACCCGAGGTGACGTCGCCGGAGGAAGGAGCCGATGGCGACGACGCTTCCATAACGACGCCGGCTACGATACCGCCGGCGCTAAACGCAAGGAACTCGAACGCATGA
- the argA gene encoding amino-acid N-acetyltransferase, whose protein sequence is MNTRFPFADWFRNSSPYINAHRGRTFVVLIEGEALASERWEPLLQDLALLHTLGVRLVMVFGIRPQVGEALSEAGIEPRRIDGRWVADESIMRHVERIAAELRLKIEARLSLGLPNTPLHGVELTVVSGNLVTAKPLGVRDGVDFHHSGEVRRVRSQAIAELLAKETLVLVPPLGYSSTGEVFDLDAADVAQHVAMGLGADKLILLGDEAGLHDASGMLQRQLTPQEAEPLRRQAAPGSELARHLGAACEAARHGVARTHLLSWHDRDALLGELFTRDGVGTMITQHRYEQLRRATLEDVGGLLELLRPLEERGMLVARSRERLEHQIDDYWVIERDGMIIGCSAMHAYPEVGMGELACVAVHGDYRGGARGDLLLAEVERESRRRGYSALFALTTHTTHWFLEHGFRLDGLEVLPHLRRDSYNHARQSKVLLKPLG, encoded by the coding sequence TTGAACACGCGTTTCCCCTTCGCCGATTGGTTTCGTAATTCGTCTCCGTATATCAATGCGCATCGCGGGCGTACGTTCGTGGTGCTCATCGAAGGCGAGGCATTGGCATCCGAGCGATGGGAGCCACTGCTTCAGGACCTGGCTTTGCTGCATACCCTGGGCGTGCGCCTGGTGATGGTCTTCGGCATTCGTCCGCAGGTGGGCGAGGCGCTGAGCGAAGCGGGGATCGAGCCGCGCCGGATCGACGGGCGTTGGGTGGCCGACGAGTCGATCATGCGCCATGTCGAACGTATCGCTGCCGAGCTGCGCCTCAAGATCGAGGCACGCCTCTCGTTGGGGCTACCCAACACGCCGTTGCATGGCGTCGAGCTGACGGTGGTCTCCGGTAATCTGGTGACCGCCAAACCGCTGGGCGTGCGCGATGGCGTCGATTTTCACCACAGTGGCGAGGTACGCCGCGTGCGTAGCCAGGCCATCGCCGAACTGCTGGCGAAGGAAACGTTGGTACTGGTGCCGCCGTTGGGATATTCGAGCACTGGCGAAGTGTTCGATCTGGATGCGGCCGATGTCGCTCAGCACGTCGCCATGGGGCTGGGCGCCGACAAGCTGATTCTGCTCGGTGACGAGGCGGGGCTGCACGATGCCAGCGGCATGTTGCAGCGCCAGCTTACCCCGCAGGAGGCCGAGCCGTTACGGCGTCAGGCGGCGCCGGGCAGCGAATTGGCGCGGCACCTGGGGGCGGCGTGCGAAGCGGCGCGGCATGGCGTAGCCCGCACACACCTGCTTTCCTGGCACGATCGCGACGCCTTGCTCGGGGAGCTGTTCACCCGCGATGGGGTGGGGACCATGATCACTCAGCATCGCTACGAGCAGTTGCGCCGCGCGACGCTGGAAGACGTGGGCGGCTTGCTCGAGCTGCTGCGTCCGCTCGAGGAGCGCGGCATGCTCGTGGCGCGCTCGCGGGAGCGGCTCGAACATCAGATCGACGACTACTGGGTCATCGAGCGCGACGGCATGATCATCGGTTGCAGTGCCATGCATGCCTACCCCGAGGTGGGCATGGGGGAGCTGGCGTGTGTCGCCGTGCATGGCGATTATCGCGGTGGTGCGCGCGGCGATCTGCTGTTGGCCGAGGTCGAGCGTGAATCCCGGCGGCGCGGCTACAGCGCCTTGTTTGCCCTCACCACCCACACCACGCACTGGTTCCTAGAGCACGGCTTTCGACTCGACGGTCTCGAGGTGCTGCCACACCTGCGGCGCGATTCCTATAACCATGCACGCCAATCCAAGGTGTTGCTCAAACCCCTCGGTTAA